Proteins found in one Amycolatopsis aidingensis genomic segment:
- a CDS encoding TetR/AcrR family transcriptional regulator, translated as MSTPSRRGPGRPRKLPVAQQRTLVLAAARQVFAEQGLQAATVGQIAARAGLTRQSVYEHFGDKAGLFAEVVAEVENLAYEWISARAMDETAPDLRAWARRNYAALFDFVHEHPAALPVLQEAERAGDPAMTRIRDRLAPLYTEASRQRWAAHGVEPGRADTALVAMYFAMTETLVRLDWRGTAPDRAALIDLLTEFTVGGVLRLYEQGGDILGRLR; from the coding sequence ATGTCAACCCCGTCCCGCAGGGGCCCGGGACGTCCGCGCAAGCTCCCGGTCGCGCAGCAGCGGACGCTCGTGCTGGCCGCGGCCCGGCAGGTGTTCGCCGAGCAGGGGCTGCAGGCCGCCACGGTGGGGCAGATCGCGGCGCGGGCCGGGTTAACCCGGCAGAGCGTGTACGAGCACTTCGGGGACAAGGCCGGGCTGTTCGCCGAGGTCGTTGCCGAGGTGGAGAACCTGGCCTACGAGTGGATCAGCGCCAGGGCGATGGACGAGACCGCGCCGGACCTGCGGGCGTGGGCACGGCGCAACTACGCCGCCCTGTTCGACTTCGTGCACGAGCATCCGGCGGCCCTGCCGGTGCTGCAGGAGGCCGAGCGCGCGGGTGATCCGGCGATGACCCGCATCCGCGACCGGCTGGCCCCGCTCTACACCGAGGCCAGCAGGCAGCGCTGGGCGGCGCACGGGGTGGAACCGGGCCGGGCGGACACCGCGCTGGTCGCCATGTACTTCGCGATGACGGAGACGCTGGTACGGCTGGACTGGCGGGGTACGGCCCCGGACCGCGCGGCCCTGATCGACCTGCTCACCGAGTTCACCGTCGGCGGGGTGCTGCGGCTGTACGAGCAGGGCGGCGACATCCTCGGCAGGCTCCGCTAA
- a CDS encoding lipase family protein — protein sequence MRVPSRARRLLGTLLAAVTGLAVLTVGAAPAAAESFYDPPTPLPPGENGDIIRHEPAEFFIDPIKLIRPDAQVQRIMYRSTDTHGEPIAVTGTVLTPNSPWRGEGERPVVGYAPGTQGVGDECAPSKALSAGLEYEGPFIAGLLTRGYGVVVTDYEGLGTPGVHTYVNRAAEGHAVLDAVRAAQRLPEANLPDAGPVATAGYSQGGGASAAAAELHPEYAPELDLRGSYAGAVPADLAKVARNLDGHYAAGFLGYALLSMDEAYPELNIPDVLNERGKRLLAEVEHQCTPQAIVAHAFTKSTGLTKDGRPLSAYLGEEPYASRVAEQRIGERAPEVPMLVVHSVLDDIVPYGQGRQMARDWCADGTTVQFSSSLVPTHVGGAIRAFPEMFLWLGDRFAGKTPPDNCGRF from the coding sequence ATGCGCGTTCCCTCCCGCGCCCGCAGGCTGCTCGGCACCCTGCTCGCCGCGGTCACCGGCCTGGCCGTGCTGACGGTCGGGGCGGCCCCGGCAGCCGCGGAGTCGTTCTACGATCCCCCGACTCCGCTGCCCCCGGGCGAGAACGGCGACATCATCCGGCACGAGCCTGCCGAGTTCTTCATCGACCCGATCAAGCTGATCCGGCCGGACGCGCAGGTCCAGCGGATCATGTACCGCAGCACCGACACCCACGGTGAACCGATCGCGGTCACCGGCACCGTGCTGACCCCGAACTCGCCGTGGCGGGGCGAAGGCGAGCGCCCGGTCGTCGGGTACGCGCCGGGCACCCAGGGCGTCGGGGACGAGTGCGCGCCATCCAAGGCACTGTCCGCGGGACTGGAGTACGAGGGTCCGTTCATCGCGGGCCTGCTGACCCGCGGCTACGGCGTGGTGGTCACCGACTACGAGGGGCTGGGCACGCCGGGTGTGCACACCTACGTGAACCGGGCGGCCGAGGGACACGCCGTGCTCGACGCGGTCCGGGCCGCGCAGCGGCTGCCCGAGGCGAACCTGCCGGACGCGGGGCCGGTGGCCACAGCGGGCTACTCGCAGGGCGGCGGTGCCTCGGCCGCGGCGGCCGAGCTGCACCCGGAGTACGCGCCGGAGCTGGACCTGCGCGGCTCCTACGCCGGTGCGGTCCCGGCCGACCTCGCCAAGGTGGCGCGGAACCTGGACGGGCACTATGCCGCGGGCTTCCTCGGCTACGCGCTGCTCAGCATGGACGAGGCCTACCCCGAGCTGAACATCCCGGACGTGCTGAACGAGCGGGGCAAGCGGCTGCTGGCCGAGGTCGAGCACCAGTGCACCCCGCAGGCGATCGTGGCGCATGCCTTCACCAAGTCGACCGGCCTGACCAAGGACGGGCGCCCGCTCTCGGCCTACCTCGGCGAGGAGCCGTATGCCTCGCGGGTCGCCGAGCAGCGGATCGGCGAGCGGGCGCCCGAGGTGCCGATGCTGGTGGTGCACAGCGTGCTGGACGACATCGTGCCCTATGGCCAGGGCAGGCAGATGGCCCGCGACTGGTGCGCCGATGGCACGACCGTGCAGTTCAGCAGCTCACTGGTGCCCACGCATGTGGGCGGCGCGATCCGGGCGTTCCCGGAGATGTTCCTCTGGCTCGGCGACCGGTTCGCAGGCAAGACGCCGCCGGACAACTGCGGGCGGTTCTGA
- a CDS encoding DUF3151 domain-containing protein, whose amino-acid sequence MTHANLLGPEPTRLPERADAEAAMDSGTDPAEVAAEHPDYSEAWAALAEKSLAAGEVIAAYAYARTGYHRGLDQLRRAGWKGHGPVPWEHRPNQGFLRALAALGTAAGRIGETEEYERCKQFLTESDPAAAEAAGLS is encoded by the coding sequence ATGACGCACGCCAACCTGCTCGGTCCCGAGCCGACCCGCCTGCCGGAACGCGCCGACGCCGAGGCCGCGATGGACTCCGGCACCGATCCCGCCGAGGTCGCCGCCGAGCATCCGGACTACAGCGAGGCGTGGGCGGCGCTGGCCGAGAAGTCCCTTGCCGCGGGCGAGGTGATCGCCGCCTATGCCTACGCGCGCACCGGCTACCACCGCGGACTCGACCAGCTGCGCCGCGCGGGCTGGAAGGGGCACGGCCCGGTGCCATGGGAGCACCGTCCGAACCAGGGTTTCCTGCGGGCACTGGCCGCCCTCGGCACCGCGGCGGGCCGGATCGGGGAGACCGAGGAGTACGAGCGCTGCAAGCAGTTCCTCACCGAATCCGATCCCGCCGCGGCTGAGGCGGCCGGGCTCAGCTGA